A single Corvus hawaiiensis isolate bCorHaw1 chromosome 26, bCorHaw1.pri.cur, whole genome shotgun sequence DNA region contains:
- the IL7 gene encoding interleukin-7, giving the protein MFHAFFRSTLPVLPLLLVLSPVNSSSCAMGNKTTEIRVKYENILSHDINELVNMSAENRDRCCKNKKKENIKEFFCNDTEEIESLQSMACNMLRFFNKTRISKAFRWKAAFVSCGTLQVLQCKCERPKKEKVCPRVFNTEDTETGKQSKKKCNQEVCELKENISSLRSCWNKFEKIISR; this is encoded by the exons CCTTTTTCAGATCTACCTTACCAGTTCTGCCACTGCTCCTTGTTCTGTCTCCAGTGAATTCATCTAGTTGTGCAATGGGAAATAAAACAACTGAAATCCGTGTGAAGTACGAGAATATACTAAGTCACGACATCAATGAGCTG GTAAATATGTCTGCAGAGAATCGTGACAGGTGctgcaagaataaaaaaaaagaaaatatcaaagAGTTTTTCTGCAATGATACTGAG GAAATAGAATCACTACAGAGCATGGCATGCAACATGCTCAGATTCTTTAATAAGACGAGAATCAGCAAAGCCTTTAGATGGAAAGCAGCATTTGTCTCGTGTGGGACATTACAGGTTCTACAGTGCAAATGTGAAAgacctaaaaaagaaaag GTTTGCCCACGTGTATTTAATACAGAAGATACAGAGACAGGTAAACAGTCCAAAAAGAAATGTAACCAAGAAGTTTgtgaactgaaagaaaatatatctaGCCTTCGATCCTGCTggaataaatttgaaaaaataatttccaggtGA